The stretch of DNA CCCACCTTTCCTGCAGCATCCGGAAAAAAGGGGGGAAGCATCTCGCCTAGAGACGCTTCCCCGGATCTCAAATCACTTCTCGATATCCACCTTCAGCATCTTGTCCGATCCCGTGGGGTGAGGAATGTATCCCTTGACGTGAGACCAGGCAACCATCGGCTCGGTCACGTGAACCAACGGAACCCAGGGTGCGTCCTTTTTGATGATTTCCTGCGCCTGTCCGTAGAGCTTCGTCCGTTCCTCCTGATCGGAAACCTGCTGGGCTTTGATCAGGATATCGTGCAGCTTGTCGTTTTTGTAGAAGGCGATGTTTCCTGCATCCGGGCCCTTGGCGTTGTCCTTGTCCAGCAGCACGTACAGGAAGTTGTCCGGGTCGCCGTTGTCCCCGATCCACCCCAGCAGGGCCATGGAATGTTCACCCTTGCCGGTGCGGTCCAGATAGGTTTGCCAATCGTAGGAGACGATCTCCGCCTTCACCCCGATCTTGGCCAGGTCCGCCTGGATGAACTCGGCGATCTTCTTGCCGTTGGGCATGTAGGGGCGGGGATCCGTCGGCGCCCAGAAATCGACCTTGAAGCCGTCGGCGTAACCCGCTTCCTTCAGGAGCTTTTTCGCTTTGTCCAAGTCAAATTCGTAATCCTTGATTTTGTCGTTGTATCCCCAAAGCACATCGGGCATCGGGTTTTTGGCCGGTTTGGCCATGTCGGCGTAGAAGCTTTTGATGATCCCCTCTTTGTTGACCGCGTGGTTCAGGGCTTGCCGAACCTTGGGGTTGTCGAAGGGTTTCTTCTCGGTGTTGAAGGCCAGGTAGGCCACGTTCATCCCCGGACGCTCAAACAGCTGAAGGTTTTGGTTCTGCTTCACCAGCTTCACATCGCTGGGATTCAGTCCGTCCATGATGTCGATGTCCCCCGCCTGGAGGGCGCTGAAACGGGCCGCATTGTCCGGAATCGAACGATAGATCAGCTTATCCAGCTTGGGCAGCCCTTCCTGCCAGTAATCCTCGTTTTTGACCAGGGTGATGGTGTCGTTCTTCTTCCAGCTCTCCAGCTTGAAGGGACCGGTGCCCACCGGCTTCTGGCCGAATCCCTCCGGATCCTTTTTGACCGCCGTCGGCGAAGCGATCCCGAAGGGCGACATGGCCAGGTTGTTCAGGAACGGGGCCTGCGGATAGTTGAGCTCAAATTTCACCGTGTACTCGTCCACGGCGGTGACGCTCTTGATCACATGGCCCTTGTCCCCCTTGTAGCCGCCGAACATGTAGCCGTAGTAGGGGAACTCGCCTCCCTTGTGCTCGGGATGATCCTTATCCATCCACCGTTCGAAGTTGTAGACGACCGCTTCGGCGTTGAAATCCGTTCCGTCGTGGAACTTCACGCCCTTGCGCAGATAGAAGGTCCAGGTTTTCCCGTCCTTGGAGGACTCCCACCGCTCCGCCAGTCCGGGAACCACCTCGGTGTTGTCATCGGCGTATTCCACCAGCGTGTCGTAGATGTTCTTGGTCACCTTCAGGGATTCCCCGTCGGTCACCTGGATGGGATCCAGCGACTTGGAATCGGCGCCGCGGCCGTAAATCAGGGTCTTTTCCCCCTGGGATCCGCCGCTGTCCCCCGACGAGCCGCAGCCCGCGAGCACGGCGGAAAGGGCGAGAAGAAAAGACAAGGCGAGTAGCCATGATTTCCCGATTTTCATCTGTTCGTCAACCCCCTTGGATTTGTGTCTTTTTCCTCGGTTTTCTCTCTCGGAACGCATCTCTTACCCCGGCGGACACCTCCTTCCCGTCCGTTGCGCTGTCCCCGCTCACCGGTCAACCAGATGGCAGGCCACGAAATGGCCGCCACCCCGGTCGCGGAACTCGGGACGCTCCTCCCGGCAGATGTCCATCACGTGGGGACAGCGGGGATGGAAGGCACACCCCTTGGGCGGGTCGGCCGGACTCGGCACGTCCCCCTGGAGGATGATCCGCTCCCGCTTCGCATCGGGATCCGGTACGGGCACGGCGGAGAGGAGGGCCTGGGT from Planifilum fimeticola encodes:
- a CDS encoding ABC transporter substrate-binding protein; translation: MKIGKSWLLALSFLLALSAVLAGCGSSGDSGGSQGEKTLIYGRGADSKSLDPIQVTDGESLKVTKNIYDTLVEYADDNTEVVPGLAERWESSKDGKTWTFYLRKGVKFHDGTDFNAEAVVYNFERWMDKDHPEHKGGEFPYYGYMFGGYKGDKGHVIKSVTAVDEYTVKFELNYPQAPFLNNLAMSPFGIASPTAVKKDPEGFGQKPVGTGPFKLESWKKNDTITLVKNEDYWQEGLPKLDKLIYRSIPDNAARFSALQAGDIDIMDGLNPSDVKLVKQNQNLQLFERPGMNVAYLAFNTEKKPFDNPKVRQALNHAVNKEGIIKSFYADMAKPAKNPMPDVLWGYNDKIKDYEFDLDKAKKLLKEAGYADGFKVDFWAPTDPRPYMPNGKKIAEFIQADLAKIGVKAEIVSYDWQTYLDRTGKGEHSMALLGWIGDNGDPDNFLYVLLDKDNAKGPDAGNIAFYKNDKLHDILIKAQQVSDQEERTKLYGQAQEIIKKDAPWVPLVHVTEPMVAWSHVKGYIPHPTGSDKMLKVDIEK